Proteins encoded together in one Roseibacterium elongatum DSM 19469 window:
- the argF gene encoding ornithine carbamoyltransferase produces the protein MTHFLDIDKTDPADLRAMIDQAATMKQARAGRPKGAPDDDQPLKDRMVALIFEKPSTRTRVSFDVGTRQMGGQTMVLSGSEMQLGHGETIADTARVLSRYVDLIMIRTFEDDVLLELAEHASVPVINGLTNRSHPCQIMADILTYEEHRGPIAGKKVTWCGDGNNVFASFAHAAGQFGFDLTFAGPETLDPEMTFIEEARAKGSKVEIIRDPARAVEGADLVVTDTWVSMHDSQSAKERRHNQLRPYQVNAQLMAHAKPDALFMHCLPAHRGEEVTNEVMDGPQSVIFDEAENRLHAQKAVMRWCLGL, from the coding sequence ATGACCCATTTCCTCGATATCGACAAGACAGACCCGGCCGACCTGCGGGCCATGATCGACCAGGCCGCCACGATGAAGCAGGCCCGCGCCGGTCGCCCCAAGGGCGCCCCCGATGACGACCAGCCCCTGAAGGACCGCATGGTGGCGCTGATTTTCGAGAAACCCTCGACCCGCACGCGCGTCAGCTTTGACGTCGGCACGCGGCAGATGGGCGGGCAGACCATGGTCCTGTCGGGCAGCGAGATGCAGCTTGGCCATGGCGAAACGATCGCCGACACCGCCCGCGTGCTGTCGCGCTACGTGGATCTGATCATGATCCGCACCTTCGAGGATGACGTGCTGCTGGAACTGGCCGAGCATGCCAGCGTGCCCGTCATCAACGGCCTGACCAATCGCAGCCACCCCTGCCAGATCATGGCCGATATCCTGACCTACGAGGAACATCGCGGCCCCATCGCGGGCAAGAAGGTCACGTGGTGCGGGGACGGCAACAACGTCTTTGCCAGCTTCGCCCATGCCGCCGGGCAGTTCGGCTTCGACCTGACCTTTGCCGGCCCGGAAACGCTGGACCCCGAGATGACCTTCATCGAGGAGGCGCGCGCCAAAGGGTCGAAGGTCGAGATCATCCGCGACCCCGCACGCGCGGTCGAGGGGGCCGATCTGGTCGTGACCGACACCTGGGTCAGCATGCATGACAGCCAGTCGGCCAAGGAGCGCCGCCACAACCAGTTGCGCCCCTACCAGGTGAATGCGCAGTTGATGGCGCATGCGAAACCCGACGCGCTGTTCATGCATTGCCTGCCCGCCCATCGCGGCGAGGAAGTCACGAACGAGGTGATGGACGGCCCGCAATCGGTGATTTTCGACGAGGCCGAGAACCGCCTGCACGCGCAAAAGGCGGTCATGCGGTGGTGCCTCGGCCTGTGA
- a CDS encoding inositol monophosphatase family protein: MQGSANLNVMIKTARKAARSLVKDFREVENLQVSSKGPGDFVSRADRAAEEIIRSELMEARPNYGFLGEEGTEIEGKDPTRRWIVDPLDGTTNFLHGMPHWAVSIALEHKGEIVAGVVYDPAKDEMFYAEKGAGAWLNDSQRLRVSGRNRLIESVFATGVPFGGGKYLPATLQDLARLMPTCAGVRRWGSAALDLAYVAAGRYDGYWERGLDAWDVAAGILLVKEAGGLVQPIREGQDVLTDGHVLAASEPIFDSFSKIIRDRGD; encoded by the coding sequence ATGCAAGGCTCCGCCAATCTCAATGTGATGATCAAGACCGCGCGCAAGGCCGCGCGCAGCCTCGTCAAGGACTTCCGCGAGGTCGAGAACCTGCAGGTCTCCTCCAAGGGTCCCGGCGATTTCGTCAGCCGCGCCGATCGCGCCGCCGAAGAGATCATCCGCAGCGAGTTGATGGAGGCCCGCCCAAATTACGGCTTCCTCGGCGAGGAAGGTACCGAGATCGAAGGCAAGGATCCGACGCGGCGCTGGATCGTCGATCCGCTGGACGGCACTACGAACTTTCTGCACGGCATGCCGCATTGGGCGGTGTCCATCGCCCTGGAACACAAGGGCGAGATCGTCGCGGGCGTCGTTTATGATCCGGCCAAGGACGAGATGTTCTATGCCGAGAAAGGGGCCGGTGCCTGGCTGAATGACAGCCAGCGTTTGCGTGTCTCGGGCCGCAACCGATTGATCGAGTCGGTCTTTGCCACGGGTGTGCCCTTTGGCGGCGGCAAGTATCTGCCCGCCACCTTGCAGGATCTCGCGCGGTTGATGCCGACCTGCGCAGGCGTGCGGCGCTGGGGCTCGGCCGCGCTGGATCTCGCCTATGTCGCGGCGGGCCGCTATGACGGCTATTGGGAACGCGGCCTGGACGCCTGGGATGTCGCCGCGGGGATCTTGCTGGTCAAGGAAGCGGGCGGCCTGGTCCAACCGATCCGCGAGGGGCAGGACGTGCTGACCGATGGCCATGTCCTGGCCGCCTCGGAACCGATTTTCGACAGTTTTTCCAAGATTATCCGCGATCGCGGCGACTGA
- a CDS encoding CDP-alcohol phosphatidyltransferase family protein, which produces MTPRLQALSVHLFTALGAALAMLALHEAFERDWAMMAIWLAVAFVVDGIDGPLARSVDVKRNFAEIDGVLMDLIIDFLTYVVIPAYALYASGLLPGWAGWIAVLTIPVASVLYFSDTRMKTADNSFAGFPGCWNMVVLALLVVTPPWWVTAGLVVLLSVAMFLPLKFIHPVRTDRWRWLSLPVALVWTGGIAWAAWIGFASNPALTMTVAITSVYLLLAGIVQQVVPQRR; this is translated from the coding sequence ATGACACCACGCTTGCAGGCTCTGTCCGTTCACCTCTTCACGGCCCTTGGCGCGGCCCTCGCCATGCTGGCCCTTCACGAGGCGTTCGAGCGCGATTGGGCGATGATGGCCATCTGGCTGGCCGTGGCCTTTGTCGTGGACGGCATCGACGGGCCCCTGGCGCGCAGCGTCGACGTCAAGCGCAATTTCGCCGAAATCGACGGCGTGTTGATGGATCTTATCATCGACTTCCTGACCTATGTCGTCATTCCGGCCTACGCGCTTTATGCCTCGGGCCTCTTGCCGGGATGGGCGGGCTGGATCGCGGTTCTGACCATTCCGGTGGCCAGCGTCCTGTATTTCTCGGACACGCGCATGAAAACGGCGGACAACAGTTTCGCGGGCTTCCCCGGCTGCTGGAACATGGTGGTTCTGGCCCTGCTGGTGGTCACGCCGCCCTGGTGGGTCACGGCGGGGCTGGTCGTTTTGCTGAGCGTGGCGATGTTCCTGCCGCTGAAATTCATCCACCCGGTACGGACGGATCGGTGGCGCTGGCTGTCGCTGCCGGTGGCGCTGGTCTGGACGGGGGGCATCGCCTGGGCGGCCTGGATCGGCTTTGCCTCGAATCCGGCGCTGACAATGACGGTGGCAATCACCTCGGTCTATCTGCTGTTGGCCGGGATCGTGCAGCAGGTGGTCCCGCAACGGCGCTAG
- a CDS encoding DMT family transporter — protein sequence MTEPQAPQTAIPPAAITPTGPAPNPGLAVLLMICATAFIAATTLLAKALGTEALGDPLHPLQVSHGRFLFAWIAIATTLAVLRPRLIRPDWAHHVGRTLCGWGGVSLMFAAAAMIPLSDATAISFLNPVFGMILAIPFLGETVGKWRWLAAAIAFAGAMILIRPGTEAMQPGALLALGAALCLGFELIFIKRLSGREGPLQILFINNSLGLVIASLAVLAVWQPPSPAQWAALAGLGLAMACAQACFVNAMARADASFVTPFSYLTLVFAALYDGVIFGVLPTPLSVAGASIIIAGAALLAWREQVNRRKRA from the coding sequence GTGACTGAACCGCAGGCCCCGCAGACCGCCATTCCGCCGGCGGCGATCACGCCGACGGGCCCCGCGCCGAACCCCGGTCTGGCGGTTCTGCTGATGATCTGTGCGACCGCCTTCATCGCGGCGACGACCCTTCTGGCCAAGGCGCTTGGCACCGAGGCTCTGGGCGACCCGCTGCACCCGCTGCAGGTCAGCCACGGGCGGTTTCTGTTCGCTTGGATCGCCATCGCGACCACACTGGCCGTGCTGCGCCCGCGCCTGATCCGGCCCGATTGGGCGCACCATGTGGGGCGTACATTGTGTGGCTGGGGTGGGGTTTCGCTGATGTTCGCCGCCGCTGCGATGATCCCGCTGTCGGATGCCACGGCCATCAGTTTCCTGAACCCCGTGTTCGGCATGATCCTGGCCATTCCGTTTCTGGGCGAGACGGTGGGCAAATGGCGCTGGCTGGCCGCGGCCATCGCCTTTGCCGGGGCGATGATCCTGATCCGTCCGGGGACCGAGGCGATGCAGCCCGGCGCCCTGCTGGCCCTAGGCGCGGCGCTGTGCCTTGGGTTCGAACTGATCTTCATCAAGCGGCTCTCGGGCCGCGAGGGGCCGCTGCAGATCCTGTTCATCAACAACTCGCTGGGGCTGGTCATAGCCAGCCTCGCGGTCCTCGCGGTCTGGCAGCCGCCCAGCCCGGCGCAATGGGCCGCGCTGGCCGGCCTGGGCCTGGCCATGGCTTGCGCGCAAGCCTGTTTCGTCAATGCGATGGCGCGCGCCGATGCCAGTTTCGTGACGCCGTTTTCCTACCTGACGCTGGTCTTTGCCGCGCTTTACGATGGCGTGATCTTTGGTGTCCTTCCGACACCCCTCAGCGTGGCGGGGGCCAGCATCATCATTGCGGGTGCGGCCCTTCTGGCGTGGCGCGAGCAGGTCAATCGCCGCAAGCGAGCCTGA
- a CDS encoding glycerophosphodiester phosphodiesterase family protein, with amino-acid sequence MTGARHPFLDHPTPTAVAHRGGAREAEENTMEAFARAVDLGFTHIETDVHATRDGVAVIHHDPSFARMTGETARIADLDWSDIARIRTHGGAAIPRAEEVLASFPDLHVTFELKCDRVAAPLAEVIRRADALARVCVGSFAVKRTAAIRAMLGPGLCWSPGQAGVLALWLAGQGLPMRRPGFAVAQVPPVFRGIPVVTPGVLRAATARGIDIQVWTVDDPVEMARLLDLGVHAIMTDRPTVLRDVLDRRGQWTGRAGTR; translated from the coding sequence ATGACCGGCGCGCGGCACCCCTTTCTCGACCATCCGACGCCCACCGCGGTGGCCCACCGCGGCGGCGCGCGCGAGGCCGAGGAAAACACGATGGAGGCCTTCGCCCGCGCGGTCGATCTTGGGTTCACCCATATCGAGACCGACGTGCACGCCACCCGCGACGGGGTCGCCGTGATCCATCACGACCCGAGTTTCGCGCGGATGACCGGCGAGACGGCGCGCATCGCCGATCTGGACTGGTCCGACATCGCCCGCATCCGCACCCATGGCGGCGCCGCGATCCCGCGGGCGGAGGAGGTTCTGGCCTCATTTCCCGATCTGCATGTCACCTTCGAGTTGAAATGCGACCGCGTCGCCGCGCCGCTGGCCGAGGTGATCCGCCGGGCCGACGCGCTGGCGCGGGTCTGTGTGGGGTCCTTCGCGGTCAAGCGGACGGCGGCGATCCGCGCGATGCTGGGGCCTGGCCTGTGCTGGTCGCCCGGACAGGCGGGTGTTCTGGCGCTGTGGCTGGCGGGTCAGGGTCTCCCGATGCGCCGGCCCGGCTTTGCCGTGGCGCAGGTGCCGCCGGTGTTCCGGGGCATTCCGGTGGTGACGCCGGGGGTCCTGCGCGCGGCGACCGCGCGGGGGATCGACATCCAGGTCTGGACGGTCGACGACCCGGTCGAGATGGCGCGGCTGCTGGATCTGGGCGTCCACGCCATCATGACCGATCGCCCCACCGTCTTGCGCGATGTGCTGGACCGCCGGGGGCAATGGACGGGCCGGGCGGGCACGCGCTGA
- a CDS encoding aspartate aminotransferase family protein, producing MISPVLPSYARAPLSFVKGEGSWMIEADGRRFLDFGSGIAVMALGHGHPALVDALKAQADKLWHTSNLYTVPEQVALAERLVEHTFADTVFFCNSGTEAAELAIKMARKYWHESGQPERSTILTFDGAFHGRSMAAISAAGSEKLTKGFGPLLEGFEHLPFGDHDALRAAAAQPHVGAIMVEPVQGESGIRPLPDQCLKGLRDLCDEHGLLLILDEIQCGMGRTGRLFAHEWAGIAPDIMLVAKGIGGGYPLGALLATEGAAKGMTAGTHGSTYGGNPLGCAVGAAVMDEVTREGFLDEVNRKAGLLRQKLEGLVAAHPEVFDEVRGAGLMIGVKCKVTNTDMVQAGYEAEVLTVPGGDNVIRVLPALTISEDEIAEGVARLDAAASALERQGAPA from the coding sequence ATGATCTCGCCGGTTCTGCCAAGCTATGCGCGCGCGCCGCTTTCCTTCGTCAAGGGCGAGGGGTCTTGGATGATCGAGGCCGACGGACGACGTTTCCTGGATTTCGGGTCCGGCATCGCGGTGATGGCGCTGGGTCATGGTCACCCGGCGCTCGTGGACGCGCTCAAGGCGCAGGCCGACAAGCTGTGGCATACCTCGAACCTTTACACCGTGCCCGAGCAGGTGGCGCTGGCCGAGCGGCTGGTCGAGCATACATTCGCCGACACGGTGTTCTTTTGCAATTCGGGGACCGAGGCGGCGGAACTGGCCATCAAGATGGCCCGCAAATACTGGCACGAAAGCGGTCAGCCCGAGCGGTCGACCATCCTGACCTTCGACGGGGCCTTTCACGGCCGGTCGATGGCCGCGATCTCGGCGGCCGGGTCGGAAAAGCTGACCAAGGGGTTCGGTCCGCTGCTTGAGGGGTTCGAGCATCTGCCCTTCGGCGATCATGACGCCCTGCGCGCGGCCGCCGCCCAGCCCCATGTCGGCGCCATCATGGTCGAGCCCGTCCAGGGCGAAAGCGGCATCCGCCCGCTGCCCGATCAATGTCTGAAAGGGCTGCGCGATCTGTGCGACGAACACGGGCTGCTCTTGATCCTCGACGAGATCCAGTGCGGCATGGGCCGCACCGGTCGCCTTTTCGCCCATGAATGGGCCGGGATCGCGCCGGACATCATGCTGGTGGCCAAGGGGATCGGCGGCGGCTATCCGCTGGGCGCGCTGCTGGCCACCGAGGGCGCCGCCAAGGGCATGACGGCGGGCACGCATGGCTCGACCTATGGGGGCAACCCGCTGGGATGCGCCGTGGGCGCGGCGGTGATGGACGAGGTCACCCGCGAGGGGTTTCTCGACGAGGTGAACCGCAAGGCGGGGCTCTTGCGCCAGAAGCTGGAGGGGCTGGTCGCGGCCCATCCCGAGGTTTTCGACGAGGTGCGCGGCGCGGGCCTGATGATCGGGGTGAAGTGCAAGGTCACGAATACCGACATGGTTCAAGCCGGCTACGAGGCCGAGGTTCTGACCGTGCCGGGCGGCGACAACGTCATCCGCGTGTTGCCCGCGCTGACCATTTCCGAGGACGAGATCGCCGAGGGCGTCGCGCGGCTGGACGCCGCGGCCTCGGCGCTCGAACGACAGGGCGCGCCCGCCTGA
- a CDS encoding LysR family transcriptional regulator, whose amino-acid sequence MHLEFRHLRTIKAIHEEGGLARAAERLHITQSALSHQIKGLEDQAGLELFVRRSKPMRLSPAGLKLLRLAEDVLPRIAAVQEEFEGLRSGKTGRLHIAIECHACFDWLLPVLEAFRLAWGDVDVDIRPGLQFEALPALLREEVDLVISADPEDLPGVDFTPLFDYEPVFVCARDHPLAKKDYISAEDFEDQTLITYPMERARLDVFSALLFPAGVEPRSIRQVELSAVMMLLVASGRGVAVLPDWVVRDPRTPESIVTRPLTEAGLTRRMYGATRADDTSKPFMAHVLRLCRTIPPKLQRA is encoded by the coding sequence ATGCATCTCGAGTTCCGACATCTTCGCACGATCAAGGCCATCCATGAAGAAGGCGGATTGGCGCGGGCGGCCGAGCGTCTGCACATCACGCAATCCGCGCTCAGCCACCAGATCAAGGGGCTGGAGGATCAGGCCGGACTCGAGTTGTTCGTCCGCCGCTCGAAACCGATGCGGTTGTCGCCCGCCGGACTGAAGCTCTTGCGCCTGGCCGAGGACGTCCTGCCACGCATTGCAGCCGTCCAGGAGGAATTCGAAGGTCTGCGCTCGGGCAAGACCGGGCGGCTGCATATCGCGATCGAATGCCATGCCTGTTTCGACTGGCTGCTGCCGGTTCTCGAGGCGTTTCGCCTCGCCTGGGGCGATGTCGATGTCGATATCCGCCCCGGCCTGCAATTCGAGGCGCTGCCCGCCCTGTTGCGCGAAGAGGTCGATCTGGTGATCTCGGCCGATCCCGAGGATCTGCCCGGCGTCGATTTCACCCCGCTGTTCGATTACGAGCCCGTTTTCGTCTGCGCCCGGGATCATCCGCTTGCGAAAAAGGACTACATCTCCGCCGAGGATTTCGAGGATCAGACGCTGATCACCTACCCGATGGAGCGTGCGCGCCTCGACGTGTTCAGCGCGCTGTTGTTTCCGGCGGGGGTCGAACCACGCAGCATCCGGCAGGTCGAACTTTCGGCCGTGATGATGCTGCTTGTGGCCTCGGGGCGGGGTGTGGCGGTTTTGCCCGACTGGGTCGTGCGCGACCCGCGCACGCCAGAGTCGATCGTGACGCGCCCGCTGACCGAGGCCGGGTTGACCCGGCGCATGTATGGCGCGACACGGGCCGACGACACCTCGAAACCGTTCATGGCGCATGTGCTGCGCCTGTGCCGCACCATACCGCCCAAGTTGCAACGCGCATGA
- a CDS encoding alpha/beta hydrolase, with protein MVRLILTLIALLASPVAAETREIAAEGPAGRLAGTLETPQGVAQAAALILPGSGPTDRDGNNPLGSFAHSYRMLAEALAERGIATARIDKRGIGDSDGDGNDVSLAAYRADTAAWVATLLDATGAPCIWLIGHSEGALLAIDAAGLPDICGLVLLTPPGRPIGALVRDQLAAQPASAPLVPLFDRALAALLAGEAPDPASLHPGLAPLFAPEVRAYFRELAQFDPAAALAGTDLPVLMIHGDADLQVPPSEAAPLAAARPDATRLTLGGLSHMLKSVLTLSEAGSVAAYLQANMRSYRDPTLPLHDDLVPAITDFIGAARD; from the coding sequence ATGGTCCGTTTGATCCTGACCCTGATCGCCCTTTTGGCGTCGCCCGTTGCGGCCGAGACCCGCGAGATCGCGGCCGAAGGGCCCGCCGGCCGGCTGGCCGGAACGCTCGAAACCCCGCAGGGCGTGGCGCAGGCCGCCGCGCTGATCCTGCCCGGATCGGGCCCGACGGATCGCGACGGGAACAACCCGTTGGGCAGTTTCGCGCACAGCTACCGCATGCTGGCCGAGGCGCTGGCCGAGCGCGGCATCGCCACGGCCCGGATCGACAAGCGCGGCATCGGCGACAGCGACGGCGATGGCAACGATGTCAGCCTTGCGGCCTATCGCGCCGACACGGCGGCGTGGGTCGCCACCCTGCTGGATGCCACCGGGGCACCCTGCATCTGGCTGATCGGCCATTCCGAGGGGGCGCTGCTGGCCATCGACGCGGCAGGGCTGCCCGACATTTGCGGCCTTGTCCTGCTGACACCCCCCGGACGCCCCATTGGCGCGCTGGTGCGCGACCAACTGGCCGCGCAACCCGCCTCAGCGCCGCTCGTCCCCCTCTTCGACCGGGCGCTCGCGGCGCTTTTGGCGGGCGAGGCGCCCGATCCGGCCAGCCTGCATCCCGGCCTTGCGCCGCTGTTCGCCCCCGAGGTGCGGGCCTATTTCCGAGAGCTGGCTCAGTTCGACCCGGCGGCGGCTTTGGCCGGGACCGACCTGCCCGTCCTGATGATCCACGGCGATGCCGACCTGCAGGTGCCCCCGTCCGAGGCCGCCCCGCTGGCCGCGGCGCGCCCGGATGCCACGCGCCTGACGCTCGGGGGGCTGAGCCACATGCTCAAATCCGTCCTGACGCTGTCCGAGGCCGGGTCGGTCGCCGCCTATCTGCAGGCCAACATGCGCAGCTACCGCGACCCGACCTTGCCGCTGCATGACGATCTCGTCCCCGCGATCACCGATTTCATCGGGGCGGCCCGTGACTGA
- a CDS encoding serine hydrolase domain-containing protein codes for MRMPALLAALFAGLAPLPAKADLPDIAQALVRHPAIPGAAVGWVSPRGQDVAVAGVRRSDADAPVEAADLWHLGSLTKSMTATLAARMVDAGAVDWSTPIGAVLGPVVPDMRQEWRDVTLEELLRHASGMRANLGMLAALRLGDGPRSAYVAKVVGQAPRPARGGFHYSNAGYVVAGALLEVAGGAPWEMLISEHVFRPLGMDSAGFGPPLGAQPAGHRMSLLGGPRPVPPGPRADNISALGPAGRVHVSTPDMLRYLAAHARRDPDFLSAESWARLHRADGPGSYALGWVAVDGILRHSGSNTMWFANARVDPARGCAGFVAVNAAAMGLVDGPVGAAGDAVLRLACGD; via the coding sequence ATGCGCATGCCTGCTCTGCTTGCGGCCCTATTCGCGGGTCTTGCCCCACTGCCGGCCAAGGCCGATTTGCCCGATATCGCGCAGGCCCTGGTCAGGCATCCCGCCATTCCGGGGGCCGCGGTCGGCTGGGTGTCGCCACGGGGCCAGGATGTCGCCGTCGCCGGTGTCAGGCGGAGCGACGCGGACGCGCCGGTCGAGGCGGCGGACCTGTGGCATCTGGGGTCGTTGACCAAATCCATGACCGCGACGCTGGCCGCCCGTATGGTTGACGCGGGCGCGGTCGATTGGTCGACCCCCATCGGCGCGGTGCTTGGGCCAGTCGTTCCCGACATGCGGCAGGAGTGGCGCGACGTCACGCTGGAAGAGCTGTTGCGCCATGCCTCGGGGATGCGGGCCAATCTCGGGATGTTGGCGGCCCTGCGGCTGGGCGATGGCCCGCGATCGGCCTATGTGGCGAAGGTTGTGGGGCAGGCGCCGCGCCCCGCCCGCGGTGGATTTCACTACTCGAACGCAGGCTATGTCGTGGCCGGCGCCCTGCTCGAGGTGGCCGGCGGCGCCCCGTGGGAGATGCTGATTTCAGAGCATGTCTTCCGGCCGCTCGGCATGGACAGCGCAGGGTTCGGCCCCCCCTTGGGCGCACAGCCCGCCGGGCACCGCATGAGCCTGCTGGGCGGGCCGCGCCCGGTGCCGCCCGGACCGCGCGCCGACAACATCTCGGCGCTGGGGCCGGCGGGCCGGGTGCATGTCTCGACGCCGGACATGCTGCGCTATCTGGCGGCCCATGCACGGCGCGACCCCGATTTCCTGTCGGCAGAGAGTTGGGCGCGCCTGCACCGCGCGGATGGCCCCGGTAGTTACGCCCTGGGCTGGGTCGCGGTGGATGGCATCCTGCGGCACTCGGGCTCGAACACGATGTGGTTTGCCAATGCCCGTGTCGATCCCGCGCGGGGCTGCGCCGGGTTCGTCGCGGTGAACGCAGCGGCCATGGGGCTGGTCGACGGGCCGGTGGGCGCGGCGGGGGATGCGGTGCTCAGGCTCGCTTGCGGCGATTGA
- a CDS encoding tyrosine recombinase XerC — MSLALSPVLRDLLEGWLTHERAIKGASGATVAAYGADVGGFLVFQAEHLGGNATPAALRRLGPREMRAWMAGQRARGVGARSLARRLSAVKGFYKWWAERDGFDASAILSMRAPKHQRRLPRPLTEEGASDMIASVGEQDARDWVSARDVAVVTLLYGCGLRVSEALGLDGGLIPLPEALRIRGKGGKDRDLPVLPAARAAVDRYAALCPHDLSPGTPLFRGIRGGALGPRAVARVMEKARLQLGLPASATPHAMRHSFATHLLNAGGDLRAIQDLLGHASLSTTQAYTAVDSTRLLEVYAAAHPSARKRP; from the coding sequence ATGAGCCTTGCGCTTTCCCCCGTTCTGCGCGACCTGCTTGAGGGCTGGTTGACCCATGAACGCGCGATCAAGGGCGCGTCCGGGGCGACGGTGGCCGCCTATGGCGCGGATGTCGGCGGGTTTCTGGTTTTTCAGGCCGAGCATCTCGGCGGGAACGCGACGCCCGCCGCCCTGCGTCGGCTTGGCCCGCGCGAGATGCGGGCGTGGATGGCGGGACAGCGCGCGCGCGGTGTGGGCGCCAGATCATTGGCCCGGCGCCTGTCCGCGGTGAAGGGCTTCTACAAATGGTGGGCGGAGCGGGACGGGTTCGACGCCTCGGCGATCTTGTCCATGCGCGCGCCGAAACACCAGCGCCGCCTGCCCCGCCCCCTGACCGAGGAGGGCGCCAGCGACATGATCGCTAGCGTTGGCGAACAGGACGCGCGCGACTGGGTCTCGGCCCGCGATGTTGCGGTGGTGACCCTGCTTTACGGATGTGGCCTGCGGGTTTCCGAGGCCCTGGGATTGGACGGCGGCCTCATCCCCCTGCCCGAGGCGCTGCGCATTCGTGGCAAGGGCGGCAAGGACCGGGATTTGCCCGTCCTGCCGGCGGCGCGGGCCGCCGTCGACCGCTACGCGGCGCTGTGCCCGCATGATCTGTCGCCGGGGACGCCGCTGTTTCGCGGCATTCGCGGCGGCGCCCTCGGCCCGCGGGCCGTGGCCCGCGTGATGGAGAAGGCACGCCTGCAACTGGGGTTGCCGGCAAGTGCGACGCCGCATGCGATGCGCCACAGCTTCGCCACCCATCTGCTGAATGCCGGGGGCGACCTGCGCGCGATCCAGGATTTGCTGGGCCATGCATCGCTTTCGACGACACAGGCCTACACCGCGGTGGACAGCACCCGCCTGCTCGAGGTCTATGCCGCGGCCCACCCATCGGCCCGCAAGCGCCCGTGA
- the metF gene encoding methylenetetrahydrofolate reductase [NAD(P)H] yields the protein MTPPRVSFEFFPPKSLEASFRLWETLGVLAPLAPEFVSVTYGAGGTTRALTHDAVKTIHKHYGVPVAAHLTCVDATRAETLEIAESYAQAGVTQIVALRGDPPQGQGTFTPHPDGFASSIELIEALADTGKFTLRVGAYPDPHPEAEGLQACVDYLKRKIDAGAHEAITQFFFEADAYFRFRDACADAGITARIIPGILPVNNWTRVRRFAEATGAVIPAWVDEAYDKAIRDGRETLLSTSLCAELCSTLMEGGVEDLHFYTLNTPDLTRDVCAALGVTQPVDLSEVA from the coding sequence ATGACCCCGCCTCGCGTCTCGTTCGAGTTTTTCCCGCCCAAATCGCTGGAGGCGTCGTTCCGCTTGTGGGAGACACTCGGCGTCCTGGCCCCGCTGGCCCCGGAATTCGTATCGGTCACCTATGGCGCCGGCGGGACCACGCGCGCGCTGACCCATGATGCGGTCAAGACGATCCACAAGCATTACGGCGTGCCGGTGGCCGCGCATCTGACCTGCGTGGACGCGACCCGCGCCGAGACGCTGGAGATCGCCGAAAGCTACGCCCAGGCCGGCGTGACGCAGATCGTGGCCCTGCGCGGCGACCCGCCTCAGGGCCAGGGCACGTTCACGCCCCATCCCGACGGGTTCGCCAGTTCCATCGAGTTGATCGAGGCCCTGGCAGACACCGGCAAGTTCACCCTGCGCGTCGGCGCCTATCCCGACCCCCACCCCGAGGCGGAGGGCCTGCAGGCCTGTGTCGACTACCTCAAGCGCAAGATCGACGCCGGTGCGCACGAGGCGATCACGCAGTTCTTCTTCGAGGCGGACGCCTATTTCCGCTTTCGCGATGCCTGTGCCGATGCGGGCATCACGGCCAGGATCATCCCAGGCATCCTGCCCGTGAACAACTGGACCCGCGTGCGCCGCTTTGCCGAGGCCACGGGCGCGGTGATCCCGGCCTGGGTGGACGAGGCTTATGACAAGGCCATTCGCGACGGGCGCGAGACGCTGCTGTCGACCAGCCTGTGCGCCGAGCTGTGCAGCACGCTGATGGAAGGCGGTGTCGAGGACCTGCATTTCTACACGCTCAACACGCCGGACCTGACGCGCGATGTTTGCGCCGCGCTTGGCGTGACGCAACCGGTGGACCTGTCCGAAGTCGCGTGA